In Paenibacillus ihbetae, the following are encoded in one genomic region:
- a CDS encoding aldo/keto reductase, which produces MQYTSLGKSGMKVSRLCLGTMNFGPATDEKEAFRIMDAAVDAGVNFFDTANVYGWGENAGLTETIIGRWFKQGGGRREKVILATKFYGSMSDPLDGPNDAAGLSAYKLRRHLEGSLKRLQTDHIELYQMHHVDSSVTWDELWGAFEVAVHQGKIGYVGSSNFAGWHIAVAQAAAKNRNFLGLVSEQHKYSLTCRLPELEVLPAAQSLGLGVIPWSPLDGGLLGRNALKKIEGSRSGGNAERIEKHRAQLEQFAALCQELGEPQDNVALAWLLKNPAVTGPIIGPRTLEQFESSLRCLEVELDESVMKRLDEIFPGPGGPAPQAYAW; this is translated from the coding sequence ATGCAGTACACCTCTCTAGGCAAATCCGGCATGAAAGTCAGCCGTCTGTGTCTCGGTACGATGAATTTCGGACCTGCCACCGATGAGAAGGAAGCCTTTCGCATCATGGATGCGGCGGTGGATGCCGGCGTGAATTTTTTCGACACCGCTAATGTTTACGGCTGGGGCGAAAACGCCGGGCTGACCGAAACGATAATCGGGCGATGGTTCAAGCAGGGCGGCGGCCGGCGGGAGAAGGTCATTTTGGCCACGAAATTTTACGGGTCGATGAGCGATCCGCTTGACGGTCCCAACGATGCGGCAGGCTTATCCGCTTATAAGCTCCGGCGCCATCTCGAAGGTTCGCTGAAGCGGCTGCAGACCGATCATATCGAGCTGTACCAGATGCATCACGTGGATTCATCCGTAACATGGGACGAGCTATGGGGAGCATTCGAGGTCGCGGTTCATCAAGGAAAAATCGGTTATGTCGGCTCGAGCAATTTCGCCGGATGGCATATCGCCGTTGCTCAGGCCGCTGCCAAAAACCGGAACTTCCTTGGTCTGGTATCCGAGCAGCATAAGTACAGCCTGACCTGCAGGCTCCCTGAGCTTGAAGTGCTGCCAGCGGCGCAAAGCCTCGGCCTCGGCGTCATTCCGTGGAGTCCGCTCGACGGCGGATTGCTGGGACGCAACGCGCTGAAGAAGATTGAGGGTTCGAGAAGCGGCGGCAATGCGGAGCGGATTGAGAAGCACCGTGCCCAGCTGGAGCAATTCGCCGCACTTTGCCAGGAGCTCGGAGAGCCCCAGGATAATGTGGCACTGGCCTGGCTTCTTAAAAATCCGGCCGTCACCGGACCGATCATCGGTCCGCGTACCTTGGAACAATTCGAAAGCTCCTTAAGATGCCTCGAGGTGGAGCTCGACGAATCCGTTATGAAGCGGCTGGATGAAATTTTCCCTGGTCCGGGAGGCCCTGCGCCGCAAGCTTACGCCTGG
- a CDS encoding SurA N-terminal domain-containing protein, whose amino-acid sequence MSSRYRNAIRLRKLSLFGLVAVLLAISACDHAPAAKTDENAQRALPELADDMPAIPTAAFTEDNKRLVRDTFDSIQSIQHQIRNQELSPWKIKTDEVRISLAEYVFTMKSKELIHALNQWNEKPSGEEVLQHMITEALTVHHAKQTGITVTQEEVRDMIDMQMRAMKDTGPKTSAEQLTLYIMEQRIRITGLSEEDFWNSEELYSAYEAAIYTNKLMGHILADEDLKGMDSYRALQAELYTDFWKKHRIQVPDLSELDPV is encoded by the coding sequence ATGAGCTCTCGTTACCGAAACGCAATCCGCTTACGAAAGCTCTCGCTGTTTGGATTAGTGGCGGTATTACTTGCGATCAGCGCATGTGACCATGCCCCTGCCGCCAAGACGGACGAGAACGCCCAGCGGGCTTTGCCGGAGCTCGCGGATGATATGCCCGCGATTCCAACTGCCGCATTCACGGAAGACAACAAGCGGCTGGTCCGGGATACCTTTGATTCCATCCAATCGATCCAGCATCAGATCCGGAATCAAGAGCTGTCCCCTTGGAAGATCAAGACGGACGAAGTGCGTATTTCGCTTGCGGAATACGTGTTCACCATGAAAAGCAAAGAGCTGATCCACGCCTTGAATCAGTGGAACGAGAAACCTTCGGGCGAGGAGGTGCTGCAACACATGATTACCGAGGCGCTGACCGTGCACCATGCCAAACAAACCGGAATCACGGTAACACAGGAAGAGGTCAGGGATATGATCGACATGCAGATGCGTGCGATGAAGGACACCGGCCCCAAAACATCCGCGGAACAGCTGACCTTATACATCATGGAGCAGCGGATTCGAATCACGGGACTGAGCGAGGAGGATTTCTGGAATAGCGAGGAGCTGTACAGCGCGTACGAGGCAGCGATATACACGAATAAGCTGATGGGACATATCCTAGCGGATGAAGACCTGAAAGGGATGGATAGCTATAGGGCGCTTCAAGCGGAGCTTTATACGGATTTTTGGAAAAAACACCGCATTCAGGTGCCCGATTTAAGCGAGCTGGACCCGGTATAG